The Acinetobacter pittii genome contains a region encoding:
- a CDS encoding FAD-dependent oxidoreductase — MLDITDIEEDEIPQVAAAAVIEPVVIIGSGYAGYQVASTLRAQSPNLSITVFTADDGALYSKPALSNALALGKDGDSLVRESALSWEQRLNIRVYPHTKVTHIDRANKKLQTTIGDYPYGRLVLATGATPVVIPIDGDSSATLSVNDLADYRRFRQQLSNKEHVTILGDGLIGCEFANDLAAHGIKVTVVGLGKWAMERLIPEPLGHALQNALSQLGVEWKLQNSIRSIQSANGRYQLTLQDGQSVETDLVLSAVGLRPNIALAQAAGLETARGICTGLDHRSSDPAIFALGDCAEVNGQWAPYINPITQALPALVNNLLGQSTAADLKSTPVLVKTPILPLSVLPAMGTGEWKVEQHDGELAAGFYNEQGKLTGFALLGRQLQHHRSEWLEKLNSCPSTV, encoded by the coding sequence ATGCTTGATATCACAGATATTGAAGAGGACGAAATCCCTCAAGTAGCAGCCGCTGCAGTTATTGAACCAGTTGTTATTATTGGTAGCGGCTATGCTGGTTATCAAGTGGCTTCAACTCTACGTGCACAATCTCCAAACTTGTCTATCACCGTATTTACTGCTGATGATGGTGCTTTATATAGCAAACCAGCTTTATCTAATGCTTTAGCATTAGGTAAAGACGGAGACAGTTTAGTTCGTGAGTCTGCTCTTAGTTGGGAACAACGTTTAAATATCCGCGTTTATCCACATACAAAAGTAACTCATATTGACCGTGCCAATAAAAAGCTTCAAACCACTATTGGTGATTATCCTTACGGCAGACTCGTACTCGCTACTGGGGCAACACCAGTTGTAATTCCAATTGATGGTGATTCGTCTGCAACATTAAGCGTAAATGATCTAGCGGATTATCGCCGTTTCCGTCAGCAATTATCTAATAAAGAGCATGTCACAATTCTGGGTGATGGTCTCATCGGCTGTGAATTTGCTAATGATTTAGCTGCACATGGTATCAAAGTTACAGTTGTCGGGCTTGGTAAATGGGCAATGGAACGTCTTATTCCAGAACCTTTAGGTCATGCTCTACAAAATGCTCTAAGCCAGTTAGGCGTAGAGTGGAAATTACAAAATAGTATCCGTTCTATTCAATCTGCAAACGGTCGCTACCAGTTAACACTCCAAGACGGTCAAAGTGTTGAGACTGACTTGGTATTAAGTGCCGTAGGACTGAGACCGAATATTGCACTTGCTCAAGCAGCTGGTCTAGAAACAGCACGTGGTATTTGTACCGGACTTGATCATCGTAGTAGTGATCCTGCAATTTTTGCTTTAGGTGATTGTGCAGAAGTGAACGGCCAGTGGGCACCTTATATCAACCCAATCACGCAAGCATTACCAGCTTTGGTGAATAATCTTTTAGGTCAGTCAACTGCTGCAGATTTGAAATCAACACCAGTTTTAGTAAAAACACCAATTTTGCCGCTTTCTGTTTTGCCAGCAATGGGAACAGGTGAGTGGAAAGTGGAACAACATGACGGCGAATTAGCTGCAGGTTTTTACAATGAACAAGGCAAATTAACAGGCTTTGCCTTACTTGGCCGCCAATTACAGCACCATCGTAGCGAGTGGCTTGAAAAACTAAATTCGTGTCCATCCACAGTTTAA
- a CDS encoding NAD(P)/FAD-dependent oxidoreductase has protein sequence MIALPNDDSTCGWYAALPPAGPAKKLIGPQKADYAIIGAGFAGLAAARRLAELKPNARIILVDAQRVAEGASGRNSGFVIDLPHKFALSHPDPSHKQKLLSLNRSAIAQLQGLVERHNIDCQWSAAGKYQGAVGERGEAHLNHFEHLMKDLGEPYRWVEKAELKKVLGIDFYSRAIFTPGSYLMQPAALVRGMGDHLPDNVELLEQSPIRSLQKSNNQWLLQGDHGSITTPKVLLATSIFTREFGYLKNRLLPVMTFASWTRPLTDQEMKVYQGELDWGLTPADHAGTTLRMTADRRILIRNTYKHVPKYGANVSDDNRRWIQEDHRKAFLARYPNLANVPFTHTWGGVYAISRNFTNFFGELEDGVYASACDNGVGAAWGTISGTLLADLVVGSDSQALKDIQYVTGMPSLNPPEPFLGLGVRTRIRFEKWRSRSEL, from the coding sequence ATGATTGCTTTACCAAATGATGATAGTACCTGTGGTTGGTATGCGGCATTACCTCCAGCAGGTCCTGCTAAAAAGTTAATAGGTCCACAAAAAGCTGACTATGCCATTATCGGAGCAGGCTTTGCAGGCTTAGCAGCAGCTCGAAGATTAGCTGAACTCAAACCGAACGCCCGTATTATTTTAGTTGATGCACAACGTGTAGCAGAAGGTGCTTCCGGTCGTAACTCAGGGTTTGTAATTGATTTACCTCATAAGTTTGCGTTATCGCATCCTGACCCTTCTCATAAGCAAAAATTATTAAGTCTGAATCGTTCAGCAATTGCTCAATTACAAGGCCTCGTGGAGCGCCATAACATTGATTGCCAATGGTCTGCCGCCGGTAAATATCAAGGTGCTGTAGGTGAGCGTGGTGAAGCACATCTCAATCATTTTGAGCATCTAATGAAAGATTTAGGTGAACCATATCGTTGGGTTGAAAAAGCAGAACTTAAAAAAGTTTTAGGTATAGATTTTTATAGTCGTGCGATTTTTACTCCTGGTTCATATTTGATGCAACCAGCAGCTTTAGTGCGTGGTATGGGTGACCACTTACCAGACAATGTGGAGTTATTAGAGCAATCACCAATTCGTAGTTTGCAAAAAAGTAATAACCAATGGCTATTACAGGGTGACCATGGGTCAATCACAACACCGAAAGTATTGCTGGCAACTAGTATTTTTACTCGTGAATTTGGTTATTTGAAGAACCGTTTATTACCAGTTATGACCTTTGCGAGCTGGACGCGTCCATTAACTGACCAAGAAATGAAAGTTTATCAGGGTGAGTTAGATTGGGGGCTTACTCCAGCTGATCATGCTGGGACAACGTTAAGAATGACAGCAGATCGCCGTATTCTAATCCGTAACACTTATAAGCATGTCCCAAAATACGGTGCAAATGTAAGTGATGATAATCGTCGTTGGATACAAGAAGATCATCGCAAGGCATTTTTAGCTCGTTATCCGAATTTAGCTAATGTTCCATTTACCCATACATGGGGTGGTGTTTATGCGATTTCTCGTAATTTCACTAACTTCTTTGGGGAGTTAGAAGACGGCGTTTATGCGAGTGCTTGCGACAATGGTGTAGGAGCAGCATGGGGCACAATTTCAGGAACGTTATTGGCTGATCTCGTTGTTGGCTCAGATTCCCAAGCTTTAAAAGATATTCAGTATGTAACTGGTATGCCTAGTTTAAATCCACCAGAACCGTTCTTAGGTTTAGGTGTTAGAACACGTATCAGATTTGAAAAATGGCGCAGTCGTAGTGAATTGTAA
- a CDS encoding ethanolamine utilization protein EutQ yields the protein MKEVKLVDSAQLNFNLRGETPDGTAYVARALGADVSPNMGIGFARWEGAEVSWKLLYDEVIFVIEGCFELTANGQKYEVRPGQMLWIPEGTELIYGGHAVFGYVVHPGNWKELHGIA from the coding sequence ATGAAAGAAGTAAAGTTAGTTGATAGCGCTCAACTTAATTTCAATTTACGTGGCGAAACACCAGATGGTACGGCTTATGTTGCAAGAGCATTAGGAGCTGATGTTTCCCCAAATATGGGTATTGGTTTTGCACGTTGGGAAGGGGCAGAGGTAAGTTGGAAATTACTTTATGACGAAGTCATTTTTGTAATTGAAGGCTGTTTTGAGCTTACTGCTAACGGTCAAAAATATGAAGTTCGTCCAGGACAAATGTTGTGGATTCCTGAAGGAACCGAGCTAATTTATGGTGGACATGCGGTATTTGGTTACGTAGTACATCCAGGTAACTGGAAAGAGCTGCACGGAATTGCATAA
- a CDS encoding MarC family protein has product MSSPFISTFILFFSLLNPFLMSIYMIGLIRHTETRVFNKALIQGSLIAYVVFLLFAWGGEAIFNRYLNVRFESFLIFGGLIFLVIGYRYVFQGADTIGEMRGAPEHLAGTVAMPFMIGPGTISAAVVTGMSMSLLEAAIVIALVLFVSCSVLIAMKFSHDHLRYSHAKYIDRYFDIVGRLAALLIGTIAVDMIVNGVTRLIDKV; this is encoded by the coding sequence ATGTCTTCACCATTTATTAGTACATTTATTTTATTTTTCTCATTACTTAATCCATTCCTCATGAGTATCTATATGATTGGGCTAATCCGTCATACAGAAACCAGAGTATTTAATAAGGCTTTGATTCAAGGAAGCCTCATTGCATATGTGGTATTTCTTTTATTTGCATGGGGTGGTGAAGCAATTTTTAATAGGTACTTAAATGTAAGGTTTGAATCATTTCTAATTTTTGGTGGCCTGATTTTTCTGGTGATTGGATATCGGTATGTATTTCAGGGTGCCGATACTATTGGAGAAATGCGAGGAGCACCTGAACATTTGGCTGGCACAGTAGCTATGCCATTTATGATTGGTCCTGGAACAATTAGTGCAGCTGTAGTTACAGGCATGAGTATGTCTCTTTTAGAGGCGGCTATAGTGATCGCCTTAGTACTATTTGTGAGCTGTAGTGTTTTAATAGCAATGAAATTTTCTCATGATCACTTACGTTATAGCCATGCCAAATATATTGATCGTTATTTTGATATTGTAGGGAGGTTAGCTGCTTTATTAATTGGAACAATCGCAGTCGATATGATTGTAAATGGTGTTACACGTTTGATTGATAAAGTTTGA
- the yddG gene encoding aromatic amino acid DMT transporter YddG encodes MSRQISTLIGVSALLLWSTLVGLLRLSTESFGPIYTVTYVYTISAIILFLTYGLPDLKKVSKKFLILSSLLFVVFELCFAFSITLANSSEKSIEMNIIFNMWPTLIIIMLAVLKEEKVNLLTILGVIVSFAGIVIINYHPNLNFIDNFLKNPISYLLIFLAAILWAVYCIYTKKQSNGTNAVSLYFILTAIALWILTLSTQGFHLPHTHGINGYLFVFINAVFFSMGYLAWNIGIIKGNMPVLIMLSYFSPIFSSAFSAFVLNSDLTINFWYGALTVTFGSLICWFSIRKNHVHHNQAKLAS; translated from the coding sequence ATGAGCCGCCAAATCTCAACTTTAATCGGTGTTTCAGCTTTATTACTTTGGTCCACTTTAGTTGGCTTACTTAGGCTTTCTACAGAAAGTTTTGGTCCTATCTATACAGTGACTTATGTATATACCATCAGTGCTATTATTTTATTCTTAACATATGGTCTGCCCGATTTAAAAAAGGTTTCAAAAAAATTTCTTATTTTATCTAGCTTGCTTTTTGTTGTTTTTGAATTGTGTTTTGCCTTTTCAATTACTCTAGCAAATTCATCAGAAAAATCGATTGAGATGAATATTATTTTTAATATGTGGCCAACTTTAATTATTATTATGTTGGCAGTATTAAAAGAAGAAAAAGTAAACTTATTGACCATATTAGGAGTGATCGTAAGTTTTGCAGGTATAGTTATAATTAACTATCACCCAAATCTAAACTTTATTGATAACTTTTTAAAAAACCCAATTAGTTACCTACTTATTTTTTTAGCAGCTATTCTTTGGGCTGTTTATTGTATCTACACCAAAAAGCAAAGTAATGGAACTAATGCTGTTTCGCTTTATTTTATCTTAACAGCTATAGCCTTATGGATTCTTACTCTCTCTACTCAGGGTTTCCATCTACCTCATACGCATGGAATTAACGGCTACCTGTTTGTCTTTATCAATGCTGTTTTTTTCTCTATGGGCTATCTAGCGTGGAATATTGGTATTATCAAAGGCAATATGCCCGTTTTGATTATGCTTTCTTATTTTTCTCCAATTTTCTCATCGGCATTTTCAGCTTTTGTTTTGAACTCCGATTTAACAATCAATTTCTGGTATGGCGCATTAACGGTTACTTTCGGGTCATTGATCTGCTGGTTCTCAATTCGAAAAAACCATGTTCACCATAACCAAGCGAAATTAGCTTCTTAA
- a CDS encoding DMT family transporter: protein MKLNISLIQLGALFAFISAFLFSSKAIFIKQAYSLTPSLDAITLMAIRMGIALPFFLVICWFCRHQNRNIKLIDFLYLLSVGLLGYYISSWLDFYGLMFITASLERIILFLYPTMTVLASSFILKQKLSSKTIFALVLSYGGTVIVMLQEQKTLPDQHNFWFGASLVFASAVAFACYLLLTPPLIKKFGSWNLTGLSLSAACIGTLIHFLMVTSHPVQLLSSLPVQVIWYGICLGLFVTVLPTLLLILSIEYVGATQSAIISSISPIVTIIFSVFLLNEHLNTIQWLGCFLNIFGLMLITLKRK, encoded by the coding sequence ATGAAGCTCAATATTTCTTTAATTCAACTTGGTGCCTTGTTTGCATTTATCTCTGCATTTCTTTTTAGCAGTAAAGCTATTTTCATTAAACAGGCATATAGCCTTACTCCATCATTAGATGCCATTACCCTAATGGCTATCCGTATGGGAATTGCTCTACCCTTCTTTTTAGTTATCTGTTGGTTTTGTCGCCATCAAAATCGGAATATCAAGCTAATAGATTTTCTATATCTACTTTCTGTTGGCTTGTTAGGTTATTACATTTCTAGTTGGCTCGATTTCTATGGACTCATGTTTATTACCGCGTCACTAGAGCGAATTATTTTATTCTTATACCCAACTATGACCGTTTTAGCGTCTAGTTTTATCCTCAAGCAAAAATTAAGTTCAAAAACGATATTTGCACTTGTCTTAAGTTACGGTGGTACAGTCATTGTTATGCTACAAGAGCAAAAAACGCTTCCGGATCAACATAACTTCTGGTTTGGAGCAAGCTTAGTATTTGCTAGTGCAGTTGCTTTTGCTTGCTACCTCTTACTTACCCCACCATTAATTAAAAAATTTGGTTCATGGAACTTAACGGGACTATCTTTATCTGCAGCTTGTATTGGCACACTTATACATTTTCTAATGGTAACCAGTCATCCTGTACAACTACTTAGCTCTTTACCTGTACAAGTTATTTGGTACGGAATCTGTTTAGGTTTATTTGTTACAGTTCTACCCACACTCTTATTAATATTGAGTATAGAGTATGTAGGTGCAACACAATCAGCTATTATTTCATCTATTAGCCCAATTGTTACTATTATTTTTTCAGTCTTTCTTTTAAACGAGCATTTAAATACAATCCAGTGGCTAGGGTGTTTTCTTAATATTTTTGGTTTAATGCTCATTACACTTAAAAGAAAGTAA
- a CDS encoding type II toxin-antitoxin system Phd/YefM family antitoxin, giving the protein MKQWNYSNARAQLTMIMDQAVAGHPVEITRRGRESAVIISKASYEAYKKAEYDVAYYKISASKENSEA; this is encoded by the coding sequence ATGAAACAGTGGAATTATTCAAATGCTAGAGCACAACTTACCATGATTATGGATCAAGCTGTTGCTGGTCATCCTGTAGAAATTACTCGCAGAGGCAGGGAATCTGCAGTAATTATCAGCAAAGCTTCTTATGAGGCTTACAAGAAAGCCGAATACGATGTTGCTTACTATAAAATTTCAGCTTCTAAAGAAAATTCAGAAGCTTAA
- a CDS encoding MFS transporter, with amino-acid sequence MNQQQVVSPPQLISQDQIARRFMTKLAWLMAGGMFIDGFVLGYLGALMPSITADLHLSTTWQGLIGAASLIGIFFGAPIGGYFSDRFGRKPLFMIDLFIFFICSIGQFFASDPYTLFIARLLMGVAIGIEYAVGWPMLAEFAPARLRGKLLILTETSWFIGYLISYTLGFIMIENHIASWNVILGISAIPSLIVLLMRSGIPESPRWLMSKGRKEEASRIAHKYFTEEDKNDILNQKHANVGHKTSFFDLFKSKNIKGTTLVSIYFIGTSAPYFAIGVFIPMILEKLGLQDGIKGGLFLNTFAVFGTLAAVLLIEKVSRRKMAILPILICTIALVVVALAANHPTWILIGFLVFAFANAITAGMISVIPGEVLRPEISCSGTGFAAAMSRIGAAIGVFLMPMFVAAHGAALAVWIAAGVCLIATIITYLFMPETKGKSMSEIFH; translated from the coding sequence ATGAATCAACAACAAGTGGTTTCCCCACCTCAGTTAATTTCCCAAGATCAAATAGCACGTCGCTTTATGACAAAACTCGCTTGGCTCATGGCAGGCGGGATGTTTATTGATGGATTTGTTTTAGGTTATTTAGGTGCATTAATGCCCTCTATTACAGCCGATTTGCATTTATCAACTACATGGCAAGGCTTAATTGGAGCCGCCTCACTCATTGGAATTTTCTTTGGCGCTCCAATTGGTGGATATTTTTCAGATCGCTTTGGTCGTAAACCACTATTCATGATCGATCTTTTTATCTTCTTCATATGCTCAATTGGACAATTCTTTGCATCTGATCCCTACACACTTTTTATAGCTCGTCTATTAATGGGTGTCGCGATTGGAATTGAATATGCAGTAGGTTGGCCGATGCTTGCAGAATTTGCTCCAGCTCGCCTAAGAGGTAAATTATTGATTTTGACTGAAACCTCTTGGTTTATTGGATATCTAATCTCATATACCCTAGGTTTTATTATGATTGAGAATCACATTGCAAGTTGGAATGTGATTCTAGGAATCAGTGCAATTCCGTCTTTAATTGTTTTATTAATGCGTAGTGGTATTCCCGAATCTCCTCGCTGGCTCATGAGTAAAGGCCGTAAAGAAGAAGCATCTAGAATTGCGCATAAATATTTTACTGAAGAAGACAAGAACGATATTTTAAATCAGAAGCATGCCAACGTTGGACATAAGACAAGCTTCTTTGATTTGTTTAAAAGTAAAAATATCAAAGGCACCACTTTAGTTTCTATATATTTTATTGGTACTTCTGCACCTTATTTCGCAATTGGTGTATTTATTCCAATGATTTTAGAAAAATTAGGTTTGCAAGATGGTATTAAAGGAGGATTGTTCCTCAACACATTTGCTGTATTTGGCACACTTGCAGCTGTATTGTTAATTGAAAAAGTCTCACGCCGTAAAATGGCAATTCTTCCTATCCTTATTTGTACTATAGCGTTAGTCGTAGTGGCTTTAGCAGCAAATCATCCCACATGGATTCTGATTGGTTTCTTAGTTTTCGCATTTGCTAATGCTATTACAGCAGGGATGATTTCAGTTATCCCCGGAGAAGTGTTACGCCCAGAAATAAGTTGTTCAGGTACAGGTTTTGCAGCAGCAATGTCCCGTATAGGCGCTGCTATAGGTGTGTTTTTGATGCCTATGTTTGTTGCAGCACATGGAGCAGCATTAGCAGTTTGGATCGCTGCTGGGGTGTGCTTAATAGCAACAATAATTACCTACCTATTTATGCCTGAAACCAAGGGTAAATCAATGAGTGAAATTTTTCATTAA
- a CDS encoding mandelate racemase/muconate lactonizing enzyme family protein yields MKIKRIELYQIDLPYSGGVYHLSGGREYRSFDASIVKIIADNGLEGWGESTPFGSTYIASHALGARAGIAEIAPHLLGKDPRQVDRINETMDNALVGHNHAKSALDLACWDLFGKSVNLPVCELLGGSTGRRLPVISSIHADTPDAMRENVAKHRELGYLGHSVKIGAVDSEGGPVLDAERIKASLADQKPGEFFIVDANGGLTPEMALRIFRLLPKGLDFVLEAPCKTWRETKSLRQRCDVPFSLDELIQQDEDLIHAITEDLIDGVGLKISKAGGLTHSRRHRDIGLAAGLSLSVQETVGSDIPFAAIAHLGATIPERNLRCLLDTRGMVSIHTAEFDAPIVDGGVMVPNKPGLGITVDEDLLGSPVAVWGD; encoded by the coding sequence ATGAAAATTAAGCGTATTGAGCTCTATCAAATCGATCTACCTTACTCTGGTGGTGTATATCATCTTTCGGGTGGCCGTGAATATCGTAGCTTCGATGCTTCCATCGTAAAAATTATTGCAGATAACGGGTTAGAAGGCTGGGGAGAAAGTACGCCATTTGGTTCAACATATATTGCATCTCACGCTTTAGGTGCACGTGCCGGTATTGCTGAAATTGCGCCTCACTTATTAGGTAAAGATCCCCGTCAAGTCGATCGTATCAATGAGACCATGGATAATGCTCTTGTTGGGCATAACCACGCCAAATCAGCACTTGATCTAGCGTGTTGGGATCTATTTGGTAAATCGGTAAATTTACCTGTATGTGAATTATTAGGTGGTTCAACTGGTCGTAGACTACCTGTGATTTCTTCTATTCATGCCGACACACCTGACGCAATGCGTGAAAATGTGGCTAAACATCGTGAACTGGGTTATTTAGGTCACTCAGTGAAAATTGGTGCTGTCGATAGCGAGGGTGGGCCAGTCCTAGATGCTGAACGTATTAAAGCAAGTTTGGCTGATCAAAAACCAGGTGAATTTTTTATTGTTGATGCGAATGGTGGCCTTACACCAGAAATGGCATTAAGAATTTTCCGTTTACTCCCGAAAGGTCTCGACTTTGTTTTAGAAGCACCATGTAAAACATGGCGTGAAACCAAATCATTACGTCAACGTTGTGATGTCCCTTTCTCTCTTGATGAACTCATCCAACAAGATGAAGATTTAATCCATGCAATTACTGAAGATCTCATTGATGGAGTGGGTTTAAAAATCTCCAAAGCTGGGGGATTAACTCATTCACGCCGACATCGTGACATTGGTCTTGCAGCTGGGCTTTCTCTAAGTGTTCAAGAAACTGTAGGTTCAGATATTCCATTTGCAGCAATTGCTCATCTTGGAGCAACGATTCCTGAGAGAAACCTACGATGCCTTTTAGATACACGAGGGATGGTAAGCATTCACACAGCAGAATTTGATGCACCGATTGTTGATGGCGGTGTGATGGTCCCTAACAAACCTGGCCTTGGTATTACTGTTGATGAAGATTTATTGGGTTCACCAGTCGCTGTTTGGGGTGACTAA
- a CDS encoding alcohol dehydrogenase family protein has protein sequence MVLPTKMHAVLLNGHGGLDQLEYRTDVTVPTPADDEVLIQVSAAGVNNTDINTRIGWYSKTNEQATNTGGAKGLESISDDDASWSGTPLKFPFIQGADCCGKIVAVGKNVDPSRVGERVIVRTMLRAYVDYRPYECWTFGSECNGGFAQFATVKSAEAYKVNSDWTDEELASIPCSYSTAENMLHRIGLGAETVLITGASGGVGSAAVQLAKRRGAQVIALCSLSKADEVLACGADRVIDRNADLVKELGKESIDVVIDLIGGPQWPSLLEVLRKGGRYANAGAIAGPISQIDLRTVYLNDLTLMGCTFQEDEVFTNLISYIEKNEIRPLVAKTYPLNEIAKAQEEFLSKKHLGKLVLTVPTVQA, from the coding sequence ATGGTACTGCCTACTAAAATGCATGCTGTGCTATTAAACGGACACGGTGGTCTTGACCAGCTTGAATATCGCACTGATGTGACAGTCCCTACCCCAGCAGATGATGAAGTTTTAATTCAAGTTTCAGCAGCTGGTGTAAACAATACAGATATTAATACTCGTATTGGTTGGTACTCAAAGACCAACGAACAAGCTACAAACACTGGTGGAGCTAAAGGTCTTGAAAGTATTAGCGATGATGATGCCTCTTGGTCAGGTACACCTCTTAAATTCCCATTTATTCAAGGTGCGGATTGCTGCGGAAAAATCGTCGCAGTTGGTAAAAATGTGGACCCATCTCGTGTAGGCGAACGCGTCATTGTCCGAACTATGCTACGCGCTTATGTTGATTACCGTCCGTATGAGTGCTGGACTTTTGGTAGTGAATGTAACGGCGGTTTTGCTCAATTCGCTACAGTTAAATCTGCTGAAGCTTATAAAGTAAATTCAGATTGGACAGATGAAGAGTTAGCTTCAATTCCCTGTTCTTATTCAACAGCTGAAAATATGCTCCACCGAATTGGATTAGGCGCAGAAACTGTATTAATTACAGGTGCATCTGGTGGTGTAGGTTCTGCAGCAGTACAACTTGCAAAACGCCGTGGTGCTCAAGTTATTGCTCTTTGTTCATTATCTAAAGCTGATGAAGTATTAGCTTGTGGTGCAGATCGTGTAATTGACCGTAATGCTGACTTAGTTAAAGAGTTAGGTAAAGAATCAATTGATGTAGTCATTGATTTAATTGGTGGACCACAATGGCCTTCTTTATTAGAAGTCTTACGTAAAGGTGGGCGCTATGCAAATGCTGGGGCAATCGCTGGGCCTATTTCGCAGATCGATCTACGTACTGTGTATTTGAATGATTTGACTTTAATGGGCTGTACATTCCAAGAAGATGAAGTGTTTACAAACCTCATTTCATATATCGAGAAAAATGAAATTCGTCCTTTAGTGGCCAAGACTTATCCTCTCAATGAAATCGCTAAAGCTCAAGAAGAGTTTCTGAGCAAGAAACATCTGGGCAAGCTCGTTTTGACTGTTCCAACAGTTCAGGCATAG